The Deinococcus hopiensis KR-140 sequence TTGAACCGGAGGTGGCCTGAGTTCGGCGGGCCAAAGATCATTGGGGACAAGGGCTATTGCTGCCTGGGCTACCTGTTCCCACCCAAGAAAAACACCCGCTATGACAACGGGTGGCGGCAAGACCGCCACCCAAAGCTCCGCAAACGCATTGAAACCGTCTTTTCACAATTGGTCGAAGCTCAAATTCGCTCCGTTCAGACCAAAACACTTCCCTCTCTCCGGCTCCGCGTCGTCCTGGCCGTCCTCGCCCATAACCTCGCTCAGCCCTAAACGGCGTTCTGTGTCATTCGTAGAAGACGTAAAGCGGGGTAGATTCGCAGATGCTCACGTAAAGGTAGCCCTCCTGTTGAGGAGTTGTCTCTATTTCACCCATCCGGCCTGACGTACCAGGGGGGCATTTTGTACCATGCGGGCGTAAGCGCTCAGAGCCTTCCAGGGCGGATCGAGGAAGCCCAGAAGGAACTCGAAGCCCTTCGCACGGATGAAGCCCAGAGCGCCCAGCTTCCGGGGAGAAGACGGGAGAGCCAAACGTCATGCGAGGCAGCAAGTCCTGCGACTTTGTCAGCATGGCCGCCCCGGAAGGCCAGCGTGCAGCCTTTTAGACGATGCTGGAGGAGCAGCGCAGCGAGACTTCCAGACCCAGAGGCGTCTGCGCGATCTGGAGCAGCCGTAAAGGCCACTTGGAACGGACCGAACAGGCCCCCTCTCGGACCGGGCTGAAGCGTGCAGAACGACACGCCGTGTTGCTGGCCCTGGTCGACAGGGTGACAGGCAGGTTTGAACGGCTGATACGGAACCAAAGTGATTCCTGTATATGGCTAGATGCGGGATGAGGACGCAGACTACATCCATGAGGACTTGAATAGGTATGACTTTCATAACCATATGAGTGAGAATCATTACTGTTCCGTATGATCGGCCTTCGAGAAGGGTAGAAGGCCCCGGGGCGAGCTTTATCGAGAACGCCCAGGTGCCTGGCGTGCCGATCGTGCGGCAAGGGCACGACCAGACCAAAGGCGGGGAGGTACCGTGAGCTGCCTCGAAGAGCGTGACGTGGATACAGACGCTCTGCGGCTCACCCCCTGTGGGGAGGACTGGGCACAGGAGACGCGTCTGGAGCACACCGACGGCCTGCCGCTCCACAGGGGGACGCTGTCCTGTTCGGCGACCTTTGAGGAGCGTGTGGGCTCCCTGGTGGCTGTCCTCTCGGCGAGTGCGGTTGTTGCCCACCTCGAAGCCAACAGCCCGAAAGTGCTGGCCCACAGGAAGCAGAGGGAAGGGGCCACCTGAGCGGAAAGCGACTTATCGCCCCTCTGTGAAAGGAATATGGCTCACTCCAACGCTCAGGCCCGTATGGCCCAGCGCAAGGCACGCACCCTGAAGGACGTTGCTGGGAGGCCCTAGGAGCCGCCCGTGACCTCCTGGGAGACGAAGACACGGAAACGCGAAGGCCATTTACACCCTTTCCCAGACGGTGAGCAGCTCGCGGGTATACGAAGTCGGAGAGCTCGAGGCCGGTCTGGAAGCCTTGGAGGCAGCTCAAGAAGCCAGCAGGGGCCGCATGATCGCGGCGCGGGGCATGCCAGGCAAGCAGACATCCCTCTGCGGAAGGAGGTGCTGGCCGGACTGCTGAAGAAAGCGTGGGGGCAGGTGTCAAACACCTCCAGCGCGGCCCGTGTGACGGCGTGGCGGCTGATCGGGGAACGCTGTGGCAACCGGAGAAGGACGCGCGCCCTCAGAGCGGGTTGGAGTGAAGCGCGGTGTGGAGAAGCGGCTGCCAGAAGTCGAAGCCCGGCAGGCATGGCCGCCGGAGCGGGTAGACTCTATTGATCACGGCATAAATTGATATGAATCCCAGTCGAACGATTTGTGTGTTGGCCAGTTTCCTCATGACCCGGGGTGTGGAGAGCCGAGGCGAACTTACGCCGGCATCAATGGAGGAGAAGCGCTCATGGGTGAGGTTCGCGGGTCGCTGGCCTGCCGATCTGAGAGCCAGCGTGGAGGAAGCTGGAGCGTGGGCGAGGTGCTCGAGCGCTATTGAAAACTGTGTGCACCGGCTGACGATCTGCCCGCCTTTGCCCTGAAAGCGTACCGGCCGGCCTTCAAGAGGCAGCCCTGAGCACGGTGCATAGACTTGCAGCGCCGAAGCAATCGGCACACTGTGCGGCGGGCAAAGGCCGCCCGGATAGCGGCTCAGGAGGACAGGGCATACCGGACGGGCGAACTCCTGCCAAGTCAAGCTCTGGATGCCTTGCTGAAGTGGATCGAGGGAGCAGAGCGCGACGTGGAAAACGTCATACGCATGATGGGCACTGGAGCGGTGAGCGCCCGCCCGCTGGAACACCCCGCCAGGGAGGCAGTGTGCTCCTGGAAGGATGCCTTTGAGGTGGCTTCTGAAGAAGGCGTCTCGCCTTCGCCTCCGGCGGGGACAGTGGAGTACCTGGAAGCGGAAGCAAGAGCCCGGGAACGTGCCCTGACGGAAGAGGCGAGCGGTGCGAAAGACCTGAGGGCGGCGGCCCGGTGGCGCGCGGCGCGGTTCTGGTTCTTCTCAACGGGGGCCCGAGTGATGGGAGAACATCCGTGAGGGCGCCGAAGTCTGAGGCAAGCCGTTGTACATCTTCATCTAGCGGGGGTTCTCCCCCCGCTCAGCAGAGAAAGCTGGTCACAAGTGTGAAAAATCTCATAGAATGACGCGAGTAGTTTCCCCGTGGAGTAAACGGCTCAGCCGGCTTGTCGGCTGTCCATGACGCTGTCACGCCACATGACCTTTCACCCAGCTTCCCCAGACCACCGACTGTCTCAAGGTCGGAGGTGTCCCGCTGGAGTCGCAGTGGGTTAGAAGGGTAGCGAGTATCAAAGTGCAACTGCGGAAGTCAAGCACAGGCGGAATGGCTGGGGTCTCAGGCATTGCGCCAGGAGGCTCCTATGCAAAAATTTTCTGCTTATGCCGCTTAGCGCGTATTCCTCCTCCCCCTTGTCTTCGTCGTCGGCTGTGGGCAGACATACACAAGCACGCCCCCGACTATTGCTACCGGGGGCGTCAGCAGCCTGGAGATGAATTCAGGCCACAGTGATCCCGCTGCAAGCAGTCTCCAATTGCGCGGACAGTTAAACAGCCGCATGACTGGCAGCGTTCAGTTGCGGGTGGTGAACAATGGCGCAGTCCGCTGGGAGACGATCGGCAGTGTAAACGGAGGAAGCTTTGTCACTGTCATCACCCCCGAGCAGGCCAGACGCAACTCCACCTATTATGACTACGCCCGCACGGAACTATTGCGTTACCGTCAGGCCGACTGCAAGTTCAACACCTTGGCGACCTCGTCCTTACCTTCCGGTGGGTATTGGGTGCAGTATCTGTACGTAAATGGACAGGAAGGCTTCTATCGCCAAAAACAGGAGCGTCTTGCTGGGGACGTCTACCGAACTCGCAACTCCGTCTACATCTATGCCGAGGGCACTGCCGATCTGACGGGTAGCGCCGACTGCAACGTCACGACGAGCAGTGGCTCCGTACGCCAGGTTTTCCAGGCGGATGTTCACCTGCGTCCTGGCTGGAACATGATCACCACCGAGAGCGACCGCCTCCCTGACAACCACCTGGAGATCAGCGTGCGGATGGGCGACGATCCTGAGGTGCATTGGAGCGGTAGCCAAGACCAACAATAAGCGGCACGCGACGCGGTTCTGTGCCGGTTTGCAATGGCGGGAGCGACGGGGGGCCAGCCGTGGGCATCTCGGAAGCAGGGCCGCTTCTGAAGGCCCGTACCACGGACGACGTGCTGTGCTTGACGGCCCTGAATGCCGCACGCCGTGTCCGGCTCCTGGCTGTGAACCTGCTGCTGGAGGCAAAGCGGCGCGTGGTGCTGAACACCTGCGGCAGCCTGGTGATGCTGCCGGGGGGCTTCCTCGATGGGTGTCCAGTCCAGAAGCGCGCGCCTTGAGCGCTTCCACGGCGTACGGGAAGCCGTAGGAGTAAGAGCAGAGGACTTGTCCTACTTGGAGTGAGGGGAGAATTGTTCTACATGCCTACTTATAAAGACTCCGGTTCATCAGTGATGAAATGGCAGGCCAACCCCAGCGGAGCGAGCGGGAAAAACGGTGACGGAGAAGTGTGGAAGCACCGCAGCGGACGGAACGGGTGATCCCGCAAACCGTAGCAGAGGGCGCGTAGACTTCATTTTTTAGATGATGTTAAACGGATATGCCGATCAATGGATGCCGGGTGATTTCTCTTGGTAGAGGTACCTTTGGCGCACGTGAGCCACGCCCTGGCCCTAAACTTCTCCTCACCCATCAGAGACCCAGAATCAGCCACCTAAAAAGCCCGTTGGGCACCGCAGGTGAATTGGGAGGGATTGGGTCTGAATAGAGAAACAAAAAAACTCCGTACCAGACGGAGTTTACTTTGGTGGCGATGCCCGGACTTGAACCGGGGACCTAACGATTATGAGTCGTTCGCTCTAACCAGCTGAGCTACATCGCCTTGCGGTTGCCCAAAGGGGCTTCCTTTGAGAGCAATGCCCCGCACAGTGGCGGGGCCTCTCTTTGGTGGAGCTGAGGGGATTCGAACCCCTGACCTTCTGAATGCCATTCAGACGCGCTCCCAACTGCGCCACAGCCCCGAAGGCCCAATTAGGTTAGCAACGCTTCCCGCTCTTGTCAACGCCCCGCGCCCACACGTTCGGCGGCGAGCTGCACATAGCCCTCAATGAGGTGGACCACCACGGGGTTATGGGTGTGAACGCCGTGTGCGTCGCCCACCCCGCCCTCCTCCATGAAGTGGGCGATCACGGCGGCCTCACCGTCGCGGGCGAGCAGGAAGGCGCGCTGTCCGTCGGCGGCCACCGAGGGGAGCGACACCAGTGAGGCGCGGTGCAGGGCCACGCCCCGGGGTGTCAGGCGCTCCAGCCGCTCAGCGAGGGCGGGTTCGCCCGCCATGTACACGCTGCGGCGGGCATTCAGCGTCAGGTCCTCGCACAGACTGCGGATGGCGGCCTCACCGTAGAGGTGGTACACCGCTTCGGGTGCCGGGTCCGGGGCCAGGCGAGAGAGGTCCCGGTCCA is a genomic window containing:
- a CDS encoding TrmB family transcriptional regulator, with translation MSAVIHLQALGLTEYEARAYTALLALGRAVPARVARQAGIPRPKIYETLERLEGRGLAARVGQNPLEYAPLSAREYLARARRSFDDRLGALDRDLSRLAPDPAPEAVYHLYGEAAIRSLCEDLTLNARRSVYMAGEPALAERLERLTPRGVALHRASLVSLPSVAADGQRAFLLARDGEAAVIAHFMEEGGVGDAHGVHTHNPVVVHLIEGYVQLAAERVGAGR